From one Prochlorococcus marinus str. MIT 0912 genomic stretch:
- a CDS encoding DUF1651 domain-containing protein, whose translation MPRIKERIMNQAIKETLPTPTGWLVSPTREFCMFFIRDPKSEMAFPRVYTQVWYCLEDGTPTKLKNTRRIDLESAIETWHELLTQDWELMEHQISDAAA comes from the coding sequence ATGCCTCGAATTAAAGAGAGAATTATGAATCAAGCAATTAAAGAAACATTGCCAACTCCAACAGGATGGTTAGTGTCACCCACTAGAGAATTTTGTATGTTCTTTATTCGTGATCCCAAATCCGAAATGGCATTTCCGAGAGTGTATACACAAGTCTGGTATTGCCTTGAGGATGGCACTCCAACCAAATTAAAAAATACAAGAAGAATTGATCTCGAATCTGCTATAGAAACTTGGCATGAACTCTTAACTCAAGATTGGGAACTAATGGAACATCAGATAAGTGATGCTGCTGCTTAG
- a CDS encoding galactose oxidase, whose product MGRIKTPKVVGPVEALENPEEWCYFTNLELVKSRGSSVCLTYEHFTYTCDKSCVTLLTCRLHQRLIPQGEHLTKRCLNWQKKRVLQIGWCPEVA is encoded by the coding sequence ATGGGTCGAATTAAAACACCAAAAGTTGTTGGTCCAGTTGAAGCACTGGAGAATCCAGAAGAGTGGTGTTATTTCACTAATCTGGAACTGGTGAAGTCCAGAGGAAGTTCTGTTTGTCTTACGTATGAACACTTCACTTATACGTGCGATAAATCATGCGTCACTCTTTTGACTTGTCGTCTTCACCAACGTCTTATCCCTCAAGGTGAACATCTCACAAAGCGTTGCCTTAACTGGCAAAAGAAGAGGGTATTACAAATTGGATGGTGTCCAGAAGTTGCCTAG